The stretch of DNA ACACCGGCACTCAACCATTCGCAATACGCTGCGCTGAAAGTAAAAGACGCCGTCTGTGATTATTTCCGGCAGAAAACCGGTGAGCGTCCGTCGGTTGATGTACAATCGCCGGATCTGGGCATTCATCTTTTTGTTCGCAATAACCGTGCCACGCTGAGCATTGAACTTTCCGGCGGCTCGCTGCATAAGCGCGGCTATCGTACCAGAAGCGTTGAAGCGCCGATGCAGGAAACTCTGGCTGCTGCCATCATCCGGCTTTCCGGCTGGGACGGCGAACGCCCGCTGATTGATCCAATGTGCGGCGCCGGAACACTGCTGTGTGAAGCCGCGATGCATCATTGCAGAATCCCGTCGGGATATCTGCGCCGAAAATTCGGCTTTGAACTGCTGCCGGATTTTCAAGCGGACGTCTGGAAAAAAATAAAAACCGGCGCCGGTAAACAACTGCGCCCCCTGCCCGCCGGAAAAATTGCCGGCAGCGATATGAACCGCACCGCCGTAAGCGCAACCAAAACGAATCTGAATAATATTCCGGGCTGCGCCGGAAATTATCGCGTTGAAGAAAAACGCTTTCAGGACATTCCAAAAATTGAGAACTCGATCATTGTTGTCAATCCACCCTACGGTGTGCGGCTGGGCGATCGCGAGTCCGCCGAAATGTTAATGAAAGAGTTCGGTGACTTCCTCAAACAGCGCTGTACCGGATGCACCGCGTATATTTATGCCGGCGACCGGCAGCTTTTGAAAAAAGTCGGACTTAAACCCGAATGGAAAAAAGAACTCAATAACGGCGGACTCGCCGGCATTCTCGGTAAATTCGACTTATATTAAAACCATAAAAACTCTGAACACTGAATTGTGAACCCCAACAGGTTTAAATATGAAAAAAGTTTCTGACGTTGACTGGAACCGATGGAATCCGAAAGAAAAAGCGACGCTGATGTTTATTATTCAGCGTGAACAAATACTGCTGATTCATAAAAAACGCGGCTTCGGCGCCGGATATTATAATGCACCCGGCGGACGCATTGAGGCCGGTGAAACACCGCTTGAATGTGCGATCCGCGAAACGCAGGAAGAACTTTGCATCACGCCGCATCATCCAGTGCACGCCGGAACCCTGATGTTTCAATTTACCAGCGGACACTCCATTCACGGCGAAGTGTTCCGTGCCGAAGAATTTTCCGGTACGCCGACTGAAACCGACGAAGCCGTTCCTGTGTGGTTTGCGGTGAATGACCTGCCGTGGCACAACATGTGGGCCGACGATCCGGTCTGGTATCCATATCTCCTCGCCGGACAATTTTTCACCGGTCGATTTATTTTTGAAAATAAAACCATGCTCGACAGTGAATTAATTCTGGATGTATAACACTTTTAGAGAAAAACTCCGGTACAAGCACCATCAACATAAAGATGATAGCAGCATGAAAAAAGAGATACTTCTCACTGAAACCGCGCCGGCGCCGATCGGCCCCTACTCACAAGCCGTACGCGCCGGAAATTTAATTTTCTGCTCCGGACAGATTCCGGTGAATCCGGCAGACAATACTATTCCCGACGGCATTGAAGCACAAACCAAACAGGTACTGGCGAATCTGAATGCTGTTCTTATGGCTGCCGGTGAAAATTTTTCCAGCGTTGTAAAAACCACTGTCTTTCTTACAGATATGAATGACTTTCCGGCAATGAACAAAATCTATGCCGAATACTTCAACAAACATCATTCACCGGCGCGTTCCACCGTGGAAGTTTCGCAGCTTCCGAAAGATGTTCTTATCGAAATTGAAGCGATTGCTGTCGGTTAATCACGGATATCGCGGATATAACCGAATAAAATTTTTCATTTTAATTTGCCCACTCATCGTTGCACGCCCACCGGACGCGCCTTCAAAATATCGAATCCCTAAATTGCAGTCGCGGACGATAACCGCAATTTCGGATGCGGTAAAGTAAAACGGAATCACTCTAATATCCCAGACCGGCGCGATCATAATAAATCAGAGCGCCGCGTTCTTCGCCAACAATCAGATCAAAATTCCCCGAGTCAAGATCTAC from Kiritimatiellales bacterium encodes:
- a CDS encoding THUMP domain-containing protein; translated protein: MFQYQQRNQYFAQIAAGFEEITEAELRELGAKDVKPAFRGIHFEASAENLYRIIYTSRLIVRVLAPLVTFDCHSDRYLYQTALKIEWNKFISPRNTFAVNASTSNTPALNHSQYAALKVKDAVCDYFRQKTGERPSVDVQSPDLGIHLFVRNNRATLSIELSGGSLHKRGYRTRSVEAPMQETLAAAIIRLSGWDGERPLIDPMCGAGTLLCEAAMHHCRIPSGYLRRKFGFELLPDFQADVWKKIKTGAGKQLRPLPAGKIAGSDMNRTAVSATKTNLNNIPGCAGNYRVEEKRFQDIPKIENSIIVVNPPYGVRLGDRESAEMLMKEFGDFLKQRCTGCTAYIYAGDRQLLKKVGLKPEWKKELNNGGLAGILGKFDLY
- a CDS encoding 8-oxo-dGTP diphosphatase; this translates as MKKVSDVDWNRWNPKEKATLMFIIQREQILLIHKKRGFGAGYYNAPGGRIEAGETPLECAIRETQEELCITPHHPVHAGTLMFQFTSGHSIHGEVFRAEEFSGTPTETDEAVPVWFAVNDLPWHNMWADDPVWYPYLLAGQFFTGRFIFENKTMLDSELILDV
- a CDS encoding RidA family protein, with product MKKEILLTETAPAPIGPYSQAVRAGNLIFCSGQIPVNPADNTIPDGIEAQTKQVLANLNAVLMAAGENFSSVVKTTVFLTDMNDFPAMNKIYAEYFNKHHSPARSTVEVSQLPKDVLIEIEAIAVG